In Dromiciops gliroides isolate mDroGli1 chromosome 4, mDroGli1.pri, whole genome shotgun sequence, one DNA window encodes the following:
- the HSD11B1 gene encoding corticosteroid 11-beta-dehydrogenase isozyme 1 produces the protein MALLKKCFLPALGLLLAYYFYPTTDNFRPEMLQGKKVIVTGASTGIGEQIAYHLARMGAHLVVTAWTEEKTEEVISECLKLGAASAHFIPGTMEDLVFAEQVVTKAGKLMVGLDMLILNHVRTGKLNYFDGDVASLCKTMDVNFFSFITMTSAALPMLKDTSGSIVLVSSVSGKISSPFVAGYSATKFALDGFYSSLQTEFQMMNVNASITLCILGYIGTETEEKFLSGILKNVKPALKEECTLSIIKGGVLRQKEIGYLFSVSFSVWNPNRMINECFVSQKYDIDKFKENQQLP, from the exons ATGGCTCTACTGAAAAAATGCTTTCTCCCTGCCTTGGGACTCTTGTTGGCCTACTATTTCTACCCAACCACTGATAACTTCAGGCCTG AGATGCTCCAAGGGAAAAAGGTGATTGTCACTGGTGCCAGCACAGGCATTGGAGAGCAAATAGCCTATCATCTGGCACGGATGGGTGCCCACTTGGTGGTGACAGCATGGACTGAGGAAAAAACTGAAG AGGTCATCTCTGAATGTTTGAAACTAGGAGCTGCCTCAGCACACTTCATCCCTGGAACCATGGAGGACTTAGTGTTTGCAGAGCAAGTAGTTACCAAGGCAGGAAAGCTGATGG TGGGGCTGGACATGCTCATCCTCAACCATGTACGTACTGGaaaattgaattattttgatGGTGATGTTGCCAGCTTATGCAAAACAATGGATGTCAACTTCTTTAGTTTTATAACCATGACATCAGCTGCTCTGCCCATGCTGAAAGACACCAGTGGAAGCATTGTGTTGGTCTCCTCAGTATCAG GAAAAATAAGTTCTCCATTTGTTGCTGGCTACTCAGCAACCAAGTTTGCTCTAGATGGATTCTATTCTTCACTGCAAACAGAATTTCAAATGATGAATGTCAACGCGTCCATCACACTCTGCATCCTTGGCTACATAGGCACAG AGACTGAAGAAAAATTTCTTTCTGGgattttgaaaaatgtaaaacCAGCTCTAAAGGAAGAATGCACATTGAGCATCATCAAAGGGGGAGTTTTGCGTCAGAAAGAAATAGGTTAcctattctctgtctctttctcagtgTGGAATCCAAATCGGATGATAAATGAATGTTTTGTTTCACAAAAATATGACATAGataaatttaaggaaaatcaaCAGTTACCTTAA